The Malaclemys terrapin pileata isolate rMalTer1 chromosome 19, rMalTer1.hap1, whole genome shotgun sequence genome has a window encoding:
- the SLC25A34 gene encoding solute carrier family 25 member 34: protein MERARPPPAVSVSPPVDLVLGATSCCLACVFTNPLEVVKTRLQLQGELRPRGTYRRHYRGVLQALAAVSRADGLRGLQKGLAAGLLYQGLMNGVRFYCYSHAEDRGLTQRPGGTVAAGAVAGALGAFVGSPAYLVKTHLQAQTVAAMAVGHQHNHQGVSSAFETIYRKQGLVGLWRGVNGAVPRVMVGSAVQLATFASAKEWVEKLKWFKEGSWMVALAGGMISSVAVAVAMTPFDVVSTRLYNQPVDERGMGKHYRGFLDCFVQISRKEGILALYKGIGPAYLRLGPHTILSLLFWDELRKLTYRHQQHGV, encoded by the exons ATGGAGCGCGCCCGCCCGCCGCCCGCCGTCTCGGTCTCGCCGCCTGTGGACCTGGTGCTGGGCGCCACGAGCTGCTGCCTGGCCTGCGTCTTCACTAACCCGCTGGAGGTGGTGAAGACGCggctgcagctgcagggggagctgcGCCCGCGGGGCACCTACCGCCGGCACTACCGCGGGGTGCTGCAGGCGCTGGCGGCCGTGAGCCGGGCCGACGGGCTGCGCGGGCTGCAGAAGGGGCTGGCGGCCGGGCTGCTCTACCAGGGGCTGATGAACGGGGTCCGCTTCTACTGCTACTCGCACGCCGAGGACCGCGGGCTCACGCAGCGGCCCGGCGGCACCGTCGCGGCCGGGGCCGTGGCGGGGGCGCTGGGGGCGTTTGTGGGCAGCCCGGCGTATCTG GTCAAAACGCATCTGCAAGCCCAGACGGTGGCAGCCATGGCTGTGGGGCATCAGCACAACCACCAG GGCGTCTCCAGCGCCTTTGAGACCATCTACAGGAAGCAGGGGCTCGTGGGCCTGTGGCGGGGTGTGAACGGTGCTGTGCCCCGCGTCATGGTGGGCTCTGCAGTGCAGTTGGCCACCTTTGCATCAGCCAAAGAGTGGGTCGAGAAGCTCAAG TGGTTCAAGGAGGGCAGCTGGATGGTGGCCTTGGCGGGAGGCATGATCAGCAGTGTGGCTGTGGCTGTGGCGATGACGCCCTTCGATGTGGTCAGCACCAGGCTCTATAACCAGCCCGTGGATGAGCGGGGCATG GGGAAGCACTACCGAGGGTTCCTCGACTGCTTTGTGCAAATCTCCAGGAAAGAGGGCATCCTGGCTCTGTACAAAGGGATCGGTCCTGCCTACCTCCGCCTGGGGCCTCACACCATCCTCAGCCTGCTCTTCTGGGACGAACTCAGGAAGCTCACCTACCGCCACCAGCAGCATGGCGTTTAA
- the TMEM82 gene encoding transmembrane protein 82, with the protein MFSFEFLASWLPGFPSLAWGSTLLDSLLQGLIGACAVSVLCSLVKIYLYIQCLNDPDRQKEKETIRSQWSLLDHVHLFLLTLIFTVVGYRVAALVVLEFSLRAVSMLLSLNKGAHSSQLYLLCQYSLGCGISCSLSYLLEGAPHRSYNLLLSLGLAGLITCYVWRLARHVCTMYELHSKERYCGVCIFLLTAWHGIPALLCNALKITFVVADLAAVALINRDFLTTSEAIRFWTPLTICYTLLVIYMQEEQRHNPSEQMVYQTVFVRMGGLLILLMTVGRWMDIMNIFISLVGEIWCLVRAGIMLDICRAQDFSQRFPESGSRQPQPRPEAPGRKYSSVTRSSSGGAGAER; encoded by the exons ATGTTCTCCTTTGAGTTCTTGGCCTCCTGGCTCCCTGGCTTCCCCAGCTTGGCCTGGGGTTCCACCCTGCTGGACTCTCTCTTGCAAG GGCTAATAGGAGCTTGTGCCGTGTCTGTGCTCTGCAGCCTGGTGAAGATTTATCTCTACATCCAGTGTCTGAA TGACCCGGACAGACAGAAGGAGAAGGAGACCATCCGCTCCCAGTGGTCCCTGCTGGATCACGTCCACCTCTTTCTCCTGACGTTGATCTTCACGGTGGTTGGGTATCGCGTGGCTGCTTTGGTGGTGTTGGAGTTTTCCCTCAGGGCTGTGTCTATGCTGCTGTCCCTGAATAAG GGGGCCCACAGCAGCCAGTTGTACCTGTTGTGCCAGTACTCCCTGGGGTGCGGCatctcctgcagcctcagctaCCTCCTGGAGGGGGCTCCCCACCGCAGCTACAACCTGCTTCTCAGCCTGGGCCTGGCCGGCCTGATCACCTGCTACGTCTGGAGGCTGGCCCGGCACGTCTGCACCATGTACGAGCTCCACAGCAAGGAGCGCTACTGCGGGGTCTGCATCTTCCTGCTGACCGCCTGGCACGGCATCCCCGCCCTGCTCTGCAACGCCCTCAAGATCACCTTCGTGGTGGCTGACCTGGCCGCTGTCGCGCTGATAAACAGGGATTTCCTCACCACCTCGGAGGCCATTCGCTTCTGGACGCCGCTCACCATCTGCTACACCCTGCTGGTCATCTACATGCAAG AGGAGCAGAGGCATAACCCCAGCGAGCAGATGGTCTATCAGACGGTGTTTGTGAGAATGGGAGGCTTGCTCATCCTCCTCATGACGGTGGGCCGGTGGATGGACATCATGAACATCTTCATCTCGCTGGTGGGTGAGATCTGGTGCCTGGTTCGGGCAGGAATCATGCTGGACATCTGCCGGGCGCAG GATTTTTCTCAAAGGTTCCCAGAATCCGGTTCCAGGCAGCCCCAGCCTAGGCCTGAGGCCCCTGGCAGAAAATACAGCTCCGTGACTAGGTCCTCAAGTGGAGGGGCCGGAGCCGAGAGGTGA